The Chrysemys picta bellii isolate R12L10 chromosome 16, ASM1138683v2, whole genome shotgun sequence DNA window aggaactgagggggcgccgggtcggctggggtatatattcagcgccatgaaggcgccactctagggggctccacagccgacccgccggtgttgctagggtaaaaatcttccgacgatcgtgcacgcggcgcgcacacacctaatggaatggatatgagcaacacatctcgaagaacaacagttacaacggtgagtaaccgtcttttttgtAGAGTCGCCCCACACCCTTGGGTCGTTGAGAAGCCACCATCCGcagtcccagccccactctgTGTTTACGTAGGGTAGCCCTCAACCTCCCCCCGCCAGCTCTTGCCAGACTTTCGAGCGCTGTTTACAAGCAGGGGTATTTTTGTAGGGTAGCTTACAAAACAAACACCTTGCGGATGTTAGTAAACAAAGGGGAAGGTTTCTGGCTACCCTGCAAAAAGAAGCTCTTTGGAAAACCATGaccacagccccccgccccgaaCCTGCGTCCCCCTGACCCCGTGACCCCCAGATCCGCCCCGTACCTGGCCCGTCCCTTCCGCCCCgtcgtccctgcagctcctgggagcGGTGGAAGTCGATGCTGGCGTAGGCCTGGGGGCTGGGGCCACCGGCCGCCCGGGGGCTCCCATCCgggccgcctcctccccgggccaGGTCCAGGGCAACGTAGTTGAGTCCCGGCTCCTCCCAGGCGGGgatgccccgctccctgcagcgccGCCTGCCGGGCTCCGCCCTCGCCGGCtggcccgggccgggccggtaTTCGATGCTGACGTACTCCCCGGGGCTCAGGGACACCGGCTCCTCCAAGCTCTCActgctggtggaggaggagcaggaggagaggcGCCCGGGCACGGCCAGCTGGGCCCCGTGCTTGTAGGTGCGCGGCAGGGagcggaaggggcagggggccTCCCCGGGGGCGCCGGGCGGGGGGCTGCGGCGCAGGGGGGTGCTGCTGGCCGAGCGCCACAGCGGGGACATGTTCACGTACTCGGGCGCCCAGCTCCCGCTGGGGGACATGAGCATGTACCCGGCGGCTTCGCCCCGGGGCGGAGAGACGCCGCTGGGGCTCATGGGCACGTAATCCGGCTGCCCCGCGCCCGGCAGGGCTGCCCCGGGCAGCATGGCCATGTAGCCGGACTCTGGGCACCACCCTGGCTTCCTCCGCCCGGCGCCTGTGCCCAGCGCCAAGGGGGGCAGCGACGGCCGCTTGCAGCTGGGCGCCCGCCCCTCCGGGGAGCCTGCCGGCTCTGGGCTGCCCGTCGGGCGCCCCTCTCCGGGGCTGGAGGATCCGCCCTCGTCCGACGACGCCAGGGCGTAGTCCCCGTCGGGCAGGCGGCGCCCGGAGCCCggcagctgggcagggggcaggcgcCGGGCCGGCACCGAGATGGGGGCGGAGGCCTGGCCGCGGCCTCGCACCCGGCACTCCTCACTCAGCCGCTTCATGGCCTCCAGGATGGTTTCGTGGATGTGCCGGGCCACCACCAGGTCCTCCACCTGCATCCACAGCTCGCCGGGGCCCGTGGCGGCCGAGCGCCCCACCTCCAGGAAGAAGTAGTTCTCCGAATGGCCGCAACGCCGGACActcagcagctgcagcagtaggCAGGGGGCCGGGGCGCCGAGCTGCACCAGCTCCACCGTGCTCTCCGCCAGGCACAGCCGGTGCACGCCCACCAGGTTCctggcctgccccagccccttggggCGCAGGCTCACCTGCCACACCTCCCGGAAGGGCCAcgccgccccgctccccggctgcgaCAGGCCtgcgggaaggggaggagagggttaAACCAGGTGGGGAATGCGGCTGGCTCTGCGGAGGGGGCAGAGATGGCACTCGGTGGGAGACAGGTTCCCCGgagacccctcgcccggcgctgagacacccccacctctggggcggggcggccggttcccagggacccctcgcccggcgctgagatgcagccacctctggggcggggcagccggttcccagggacccctcgcccggcgctgagatgcagccacctctggggcggggcggccggttcccCAGGGACCTCttgcccggtgctgagatgcgcccacctctggggcggggcggccggttcccCAGGGACCTCttgcccggtgctgagatgcgcccacctctggggcggggcagccagTCACACAGGGCCCCGCGTTGAGCTGTGGCAGTGGCTGGATACGAGCACAGGGCAGGTgaccgggaagcagggtggagggggggggaacaggtGGGAGAACAGGACCAAGGAATAAACAGACCCAAAGATCCCAGTGCCGTGGCAACCACCCACGTCACCCTGGTGACTGACTGTTTCCATGGGgacccaggggaggggggagacagcTATGGTGGGAAATGGCCGGGGAGAGGTAATTTCGATAGCTGGAAACAGGAttgaatatttaatatatttaatatttcctGGAATATTCCCCTGCTGGgcgcagggagagaacccaggagtcctggctcccagcgccccctgctctaactaccagcccccgctcccctcccatagctggggagagaacccaggagtcctggctcccagccccccctgctctaacccaccagcccccactcccctcccagagccagggagagaacccaggagtccgggccagGTCCCTGTAGTATTGTTGGTCTCTATTGCATATGGCACTAGCTGTTCCAGGGCAAAGTTTGCTGCCTGCCCTGGGTGAATTGTCCGGGCGCTCGGCCACGCTGGGCCCTGGGACAAAACGGGACAGATTGGCCCAATTCCTCGGCTGGCGCCTGGAACCGTATCAGGGCTTTTatccacccccatcctgcctcttctggGGCTGGACTTTGCCCATATGAGATTTCGGAAATAGAACCCAGAGCCCACCCCGCTCCCGGAatcggggagagaacccaggagtcctggctcccagacccccctgctctaacccaccagcccccactcccctcccagagccagggagagaacccaggcgtcctggctcccagcccccctgctctctccctggctctgggaggggagtgggggctggtgggtcagagcagggggggcagggagccaggactcctgggttctctccccggctctgggaggggagtgggggctggtggttagagcagggggtgctgggagccaggactcctgggttctctccccggctctgggaggggagtgggggctggtgggttagagcagggggggctgggagccaggactcctgggttctctccctggctctgggaggggagtgggggctggtggttagagcagggggtgctgggagtcaggactcctgggttctctccccagctgtgggCTGCCCAATTGTATTTTTCAGTCACTCCCCCGTACCGCTGCCCACGCACCAGCCTCCCTTTGCCAGGTCGGTGGCCCCCTCGCCTGCCCTCACCCTTGGCGCGCAGCTCTGTCATGGCGCAGTACCAggcctcctgctgctctgggctcTCGGCCGCCACCCCGAAGGTGCCATCCCGGCCGTACAGCACGATGAGGTGCCGGTGCCGGGCGTCCGCCCGCTTGTTGATGTTCAGGGCACTGGCCAGGGGGAAGCTGCGTTTGGGGCGGGCGCCGCCAGCCCTGAATTTCTTCTCGCTCTCGTAGTACTCCAGGCGGGCCGGTCCCCGCTCGCTGGGCGCCCGCAGCACGAAAAACCGGCGCCGCTGGGACTTCTGCTTCCGCAGGTGCCCGCACAGACGGACGTCGGCCACGGGCGGGTCGCCCTCACCGGCCGCCTCCTCCATGGTGCGCCAACTCAGGGGAACAGGAGAGTTAAGGcatgccccccccgccctgttTGCAACGCCACCACATCCGGCCTGCTTCGGGGGGCAGAGCTTTGGGGGTGCCTAGGGTTTGTCGCTACACCTGtcctctttgggggggggcaattcacacacacccctctttcgCAACTACCTCTTTCGGGGTACCGAGCTTCGGGGGTGCCCAGCGTTTCACGCCACCTCTGCGCCCGGATCATCTCCTTCCCAGGAGTTCATTCCTCTCCAGTTTTGCAACCTGCTGTCTTTCAAGGGCGCCTCCCCCAAGTTTTTGCAACAGCACCAGGACTCCCTTCCGGGGGGCAGAGGTTTAGTGCCTTCGCCCCCTGGATTGGGCCTGCCGGAGACCCAGGAGCATCGAAAGGAGGCGCCGTTGCAAACTCGCTTCTCTTGCGTCCCGCATGTGTCCAAAGCCTGTGCCGAGCGCCGGGCAGCCTGGCCCCGCTTCGCCGTGATTTCACGGCCGGTCAGTTTGCAGCCAAAGTCGCCTCGCCATGCCGGAGCCAATTTTGCACAAGCCACGGCAGCGTGCAAACAAGAGTCCCTTTGCAATCTCGAACGGCTGCAAAAAACCAATCTTCGCAGAGGTGCAGCCGCGCAGGCCCTCGCTGGCCAGCTGCAGCCTTGTTTGCACTAGGACACGAATTTCTTCTTTTGCAATCGGCTCCGGATTTGATTTTAATAGAAGTCACATGAAGAGAAGCGAAATAAATCAgccgagttttttttttttccatgcggTTTGCTGGCGCAAAACTGGAAGCCagcgaaggggaggggggagaacaggaCTTGGAAAAATAGGAGAAAGGAGCAACGTTGCTTTTTGCAGCCGAAAGATCGCTCCGCTCTCGGCCTGGTTTCGCCCGCAAAAGTTTGGATCGGCGCCTCGCCCCCGAACACGGAGGCCGCCTGGGATCTCccggttgcaaacagcagcgccaGGCGACCGCACGATTCTTAACACTTTTGCACAGAAGCGGGACGGGCGTCTCGCTTTCCACGCAAACGAGGCACGGAAAAAACTCGAGCGAGGGGCTTTCTCGGCACAAAGCCACGGGCCCGGTGGAGAAACCCCCACGAAAAGCTACTGTGCGGGGAGGCGGCTGGCGCTGGCCCCTGAGCCAGAGATTGATGTAGCAAGAAGGGGGGGGACAAGTTAACGCGGAGGGGGGGTTCTTGGAGGACTTGCAGAAAAGGCAAAGGGGGGGGACCCTTCACACAAGTGGATCCCCCCCGTGCAGAAGCAGGTGGAGCGGGCACAGAACCCGGGGGGGCCCCTCGGTGCGATCACCTCCCAGgtcaggagtgtgggggggggggctgcgataACCCCCCCACGGGCGAGCCAGGCCGAGCTGCGAGCCCCGAGCGCGGCACAGTGCAAAGGGAGCAAATGCGCCCGGGGCTGCGGGTCTCTTCTCCGCCCGGCCCCGGCTCTCCCGGgcagcccggcccccgcccccgccgctcCGGGCAAACACCCGCTGCCATGAGGCGGCTGCTGGACCTGATTGATGGCTCTGCaggcgcgggggagggggggatttaaagggccagcaaaggagggggagctgctgcccaccccctcccccaacccctcggGTCCTGCGTCTCCCTCACGAAGGgggtaaccggccgccccgccccagaggtgggcgcgtctcagcgccgggcgaggggtctcCATGTAAccggctgccccaccccagaggtgggcgcatctcagcgccgggcgaggggtccctggggaaccggcctccccaccccagaggtgggcgcatctcagcgccgggcgaggggtccctggggaaccggccgccctgccccagaggtggctgcatctcagcgccgggcgaggggtcctcgcgtaaccagccgccccgccccagaggtgggcgtatctcagcgccgggcgaggggtccttGGGTAACCggccgccctgccccagaggtgggcgtatctcagcgccgggcgaggggtccctgtgtaaccggccgccccgccccagaggtgggcgcatctcagcaccgggcgaggggtccctgggtaaccggccgccctgccccagaggtgggcgcgtctcagcgccgggcgaggggtccctgtgtaaccggccgccccgccccagaggtgggcgcatctcagcaccgggcgaggggtccccggggaaccggccgccccgccccagaggtgggcgcatctcagcgccgggcgaggggtccccgggtaaccggccgccccaccccagaggtgggcgcatctcagcgccgggcgaggggtccctggggaaccggccgccccgccccagaggtgggcgcgtctcagcgccgggcgaggggtccccgtgtaaccagccgccctgccccagaggtgggcacatctcagcgccaggcgaggggtccctgggtaactgGCCGCCCCatcccagaggtgggcgcatctcagcaccgggcgaggggtccctgtgtaaccggccgccccaccccagaggtgggcgcatctcagtgccgggcgaggggtccccctCCCGTTCCTGGGACCCAGCCATGCGGTTCTGGTGTCTGGCGCCTCGGCCAATGGGGAGGTAGTGTTGGGCTCTGACGGAGGAATGTAGCCATCCCTCATCCAATCAGCTGcggccctggggctccctcccccctttaaccccttcctccctgctgccCACTCTCTCTCACGCCCCCCGCACAACCTCCTCCCAGGGCCCAGgtgcctggggtgtgtgtgtgtctccccacTGCACGGGGTCCCCTGGTGTCtatggggtgttgggggggcacTGAGTGTGGTCACCgtgtgcgggggggggcgggtgacTGAACAGCCATGAGTACACAATGGAGACATAAACCCAGCTCCCGCCTGccgctccgccggtgcccctcactcccgacccgcagcccctgccagcccggccctgcccccccccagctctgccggtgcccctcactcccgacccgcagcccctgccagccctgccctgccccccccagccctgccggtgcccctcactcccgccccgcagcccctgccagcccggccctgcccccccccagccctgccggtgcccctcactcccgccccgcagcccctgccagccctgccctgccccccccagctctgccggtgcccctcactcccgacccgcagcccctgccagcccagccctgccccccccagctctgccggtgcccctcactcccgacccgcagcccctgccagccctgccctgccccccccagccctgccggtgcccctcactcccgacccgcagcccctgccagccctgccctgcccccccccagctctgccggtgcccctcactcccgacccgcagcccctgccagcccagccctgccccccccccagctctgccggtgccccttactcccgacccgcagcccccccagcccagctctgccggtgcccctcactctcgacccgcagcccccccagcccagccctgggccccccagctctgcccgtgcccctcactcccgacccgcagcccctgccagccctgccctcaccccccccgctctgctggtgcccctcactcccatcccCAGTCAGGGACAGGCCTTGTGTTTCTTCAGGCCCCCTGCccggtgcgggggtgggggttgggggcgggTGTGTCTGTGTATCTATTGCACCAGATTCCCTGAACCCCTTATCTCAGCTCTCCAGAGTCTAACAGTCCTTGGTGTCAAGGTGCAATTTAAGGGCCTGAGGGTCAGCAATGGTGACCTGAGCCCAGCCAAGCTGGCAAGCCGGCctcccaggggctgcgggtcaggagtgaggggcaccggcagagctgggggctgcgggtcgggagtgaggggcaccggcagagctgggaggggcaggactgggctggtgggggggctgcgggtcaagAGTGAGGGGCACCCATGGGGCTCCGTGCAGCGGGAGGGCTGGCGGGGAATTGTTTATAGTAAATAACGCAGCCCAGACGGGATGGGCTGAGCCTGGCTGGGTCGCGTGAGCCGCCCCGATAGCCATCGGCCACCAAGTCCTTGAACCAGCCGTAAACAGCCGTGGAGGTCataggggaggggggctggaatcCTAAAGCAggtgccggtgcccctcactccgaacgccccgccccagctctgctctgccggtgcccctcactcccgacccgcagcccccgctagcccagccctacCCCCCGCAATCcctaccggtgcccctcactcccgacccaaagcccctgctagcccagccctgccccccacagctctgccagtgcccctcactcccgacccgcagcccctgccagcccagccctgccccccccagctctgccggtgcccctcactcccgacccgcaaccccccactagcccagccctgccccccccagctctgccggtgcccctcactccccacccgcagcccctgccagcccagccctgcccccccccccagctctgccggtgcccctcactcccgacccgcagcccctgccagcccggccctgccccccccccccagctctgccggtgcccctcactcccgacccgcagcccctgctagccctgtcctgtcggtgcccctcactcccgacccgcagcccctgccagcccagctctgcccccccaagctctgccagtgcccctcactcctgacccacagcccctgctagcccagacctgccccccccagctctgtgggtgcccctcactcctgacctgcagcccctgccagcccagccctgcccgtccccagctctgctctgccggcgcccctcactcccgacccgcagcccctgctagcccagccctgtcggtgcccctcactcccgacccgcagcccctgctagcccagccctgcccccccccagctctgccggtgcccctcactcccgacctggaatccctgctagcccagccccgagTCCCGCCCGGCCCCGGCTCTCCGGGTTCACGGCAGGTCTTGACGCCGGTTTCCCAGAATGAGGTTTATTCTTAGCTCCCAGCGAGATAAACAATTCGGGGCGACGTATTCCCggagccgccccctccccttcccacaatcccctgacccccccccagaCATCAGCGGTGACCTCACAAGGGCTCTGCCCTGgcaccactgcccccccccactggtgagcctctctctgccccccagcactgcccccaaTGCTActttcctgctccccccagccccaaggACCCCCCTTACACCCTCCAGCCTGGCAGCCCCCCAGAGGGCATGTCTGCAGCCAGGCCGCCCCTCGCCACCCTCCTCCTAGTGGCCCTGAATGTGGGGCTCTACCTTCGCCCC harbors:
- the LOC112059111 gene encoding insulin receptor substrate 1-like isoform X2 encodes the protein MEEAAGEGDPPVADVRLCGHLRKQKSQRRRFFVLRAPSERGPARLEYYESEKKFRAGGARPKRSFPLASALNINKRADARHRHLIVLYGRDGTFGVAAESPEQQEAWYCAMTELRAKGLSQPGSGAAWPFREVWQVSLRPKGLGQARNLVGVHRLCLAESTVELVQLGAPAPCLLLQLLSVRRCGHSENYFFLEVGRSAATGPGELWMQVEDLVVARHIHETILEAMKRLSEECRVRGRGQASAPISVPARRLPPAQLPGSGRRLPDGDYALASSDEGGSSSPGEGRPTGSPEPAGSPEGRAPSCKRPSLPPLALGTGAGRRKPGWCPESGYMAMLPGAALPGAGQPDYVPMSPSGVSPPRGEAAGYMLMSPSGSWAPEYVNMSPLWRSASSTPLRRSPPPGAPGEAPCPFRSLPRTYKHGAQLAVPGRLSSCSSSTSSESLEEPVSLSPGEYVSIEYRPGPGQPARAEPGRRRCRERGIPAWEEPGLNYVALDLARGGGGPDGSPRAAGGPSPQAYASIDFHRSQELQGRRGGRDGPEC
- the LOC122174775 gene encoding uncharacterized protein LOC122174775, producing the protein MSTQWRHKPSSRLPLRRCPSLPTRSPCQPGPAPPQLCRCPSLPTRSPCQPCPAPPSPAGAPHSRPAAPASPALPPPSPAGAPHSRPAAPASPALPPPALPVPLTPDPQPLPAQPCPPQLCRCPSLPTRSPCQPCPAPPSPAGAPHSRPAAPASPALPPPSSAGAPHSRPAAPASPALPPPQLCRCPLLPTRSPPSPALPVPLTLDPQPPQPSPGPPSSARAPHSRPAAPASPALTPPALLVPLTPIPSQGQALCFFRPPARCGGGGWGRVCLCIYCTRFPEPLISALQSLTVLGVKVQFKGLRVSNGDLSPAKLASRPPRGCGSGVRGTGRAGGCGSGVRGTGRAGRGRTGLVGGLRVKSEGHPWGSVQREGWRGIVYSK
- the LOC112059111 gene encoding insulin receptor substrate 1-like isoform X3 codes for the protein MIRAQRWRETLGTPEARYPERGLSQPGSGAAWPFREVWQVSLRPKGLGQARNLVGVHRLCLAESTVELVQLGAPAPCLLLQLLSVRRCGHSENYFFLEVGRSAATGPGELWMQVEDLVVARHIHETILEAMKRLSEECRVRGRGQASAPISVPARRLPPAQLPGSGRRLPDGDYALASSDEGGSSSPGEGRPTGSPEPAGSPEGRAPSCKRPSLPPLALGTGAGRRKPGWCPESGYMAMLPGAALPGAGQPDYVPMSPSGVSPPRGEAAGYMLMSPSGSWAPEYVNMSPLWRSASSTPLRRSPPPGAPGEAPCPFRSLPRTYKHGAQLAVPGRLSSCSSSTSSESLEEPVSLSPGEYVSIEYRPGPGQPARAEPGRRRCRERGIPAWEEPGLNYVALDLARGGGGPDGSPRAAGGPSPQAYASIDFHRSQELQGRRGGRDGPAVLFLSSCLARGPWLTSCPREC
- the LOC112059111 gene encoding insulin receptor substrate 1-like isoform X1, with amino-acid sequence MEEAAGEGDPPVADVRLCGHLRKQKSQRRRFFVLRAPSERGPARLEYYESEKKFRAGGARPKRSFPLASALNINKRADARHRHLIVLYGRDGTFGVAAESPEQQEAWYCAMTELRAKGLSQPGSGAAWPFREVWQVSLRPKGLGQARNLVGVHRLCLAESTVELVQLGAPAPCLLLQLLSVRRCGHSENYFFLEVGRSAATGPGELWMQVEDLVVARHIHETILEAMKRLSEECRVRGRGQASAPISVPARRLPPAQLPGSGRRLPDGDYALASSDEGGSSSPGEGRPTGSPEPAGSPEGRAPSCKRPSLPPLALGTGAGRRKPGWCPESGYMAMLPGAALPGAGQPDYVPMSPSGVSPPRGEAAGYMLMSPSGSWAPEYVNMSPLWRSASSTPLRRSPPPGAPGEAPCPFRSLPRTYKHGAQLAVPGRLSSCSSSTSSESLEEPVSLSPGEYVSIEYRPGPGQPARAEPGRRRCRERGIPAWEEPGLNYVALDLARGGGGPDGSPRAAGGPSPQAYASIDFHRSQELQGRRGGRDGPAVLFLSSCLARGPWLTSCPREC